The Elaeis guineensis isolate ETL-2024a chromosome 5, EG11, whole genome shotgun sequence DNA segment agaatcatattgagttactTTTTCAATGACAGTTTTCTGTCAGCCCATGCCTGGCCCAAGTGCTGATCAAACTTTAAAACAGGCTGAAGCTCCTTGACTGAGCCTGCCCAAAATCAAGCAAGCATGCATCTGGATATCTTCATCCACCTCTATTGCGGCTCGACGATGTAAAATTAAGACAACCATTATACAACATAATTCAACAAATTCGCTTTGCTGCCAGCATTTTAAAGGCTAAGTTTTCAATGAGTCCTTCTAAAAACTAATATAAGGCTAGAAAACTTCCACACTCCTGGCAAGGACCGGAATAAAATTAGTTTCACTTCCCTTCCTAAATATGAGTTGCCACTTCTCATAGATAATCAACAGAGAGTAGACTTCATGAGTATCATTTGTCCTGCCACGGCGACCGTTGTTGACATCGGCTGGCTAAAGAGAGAACTGCCACCGAGAATTTGTTAAAAGGATTGAATATTAGAGCCCAGCTTAACCTGCAGATTCCACAGGATTGAGTATGCCAATAACCTCTAGAAAACCCTAAAAATTGTCATCATACCATGTGCAGCATATAAGCCATAAACCATCCAGACTAGTCGATCAAAACCATTCAAGTAAACCTATTTTTGGATTTTCGGTCAACAGTACAGTGTCCATCATAAAGTGATAAACTACAGTAGAGGGGTGATATGTTAGCTAGATAAAGTGCATAACCATATATCTGACATCCTGGAAGTACCCGACATTCTTCAAGTTAGTTCCTGTTCACATCAACCTTAAAAACATCTGCATGCCCTGTAAAACCTTGTGAACAACCATagctaaaagaagaagaaaatagaactATTTGCCTAGCCTAGGCAGAACCACCAGGAGGCAGTCAGCTGTCATTGCCAATATGGCAGATGTTTCTTGACTGAAGCTTCCGTtccccagtctgaacttgcaatGCTACCACTTCAGGAGCAGAAGGAGCTTGAGAGGTTTTGTTGGTCCTTCTCGTTTGGCAATTCTTCAGGCAGGTGTCTTTTTCCAGATGCTTGTATATTAAGTTGCGGTGCCTCACCTACCAAACCCATCTTCCCACCAAACGTCTCATTGGCCATCAAACTCTCATCAAATATCAGTGCCTGGTGACTAATGTCCGCATCACCAGCTGTCTCATTGTTTGTCAAGGACTGATCCAACTGTGATGCCTGGCCAGTACAATTCAGCCTTCCACCACTTGACTCGTCAGCTGTCAAAGTCTCATCAGATTGTTCAGTCATACTAATGTTACCCGATGATCCTGCAATATGTTTAGAATTTCCACATCCTTTTGCTGCCTCAGCCATTGTTTCAGTTCTCTCTCCTGAACAAGCTCCAATGGCTGCTGGCACAGCATTATTCATAACATAAGATGGGCCTGATGAAACTCCTGTTTGCATACATGCAGGCACAGATTGTTGAGGCGCAGCAGGTTGAGATTTTAGCAGGTCATCATTTGCCACTTTGCCTGATGAAACTCCTGTTTGCATACGTGCAGGCACAGATTGTTGAGGTGCAGCAGGTTGAGATTTTAGCAGGTCATCATTTGCCACTTTTCTGGATAAGGTCTCCAGAAGTATGTTTTTAAAGTCGGTTTGCAAAGCAGGGCGCACATCCTGAGGAAGATGGATGCCATCTTTCTGTGCTACTTCCTTTGTACTTGGAGCTGTCTCCAGACATAATATTTGAACATCAGTTTGCAAAGCAGAGTGCATATCTTGAGGAAGACGGTTCGCACCATGCCCTGCTACTTCCTCTGTACGTGGAACTGTCTCCAGAAGTATGTTTTTCAAGTCAGTTTGTGAAGCAGGGTGCACATCCTGAGGGAGATGGTTGACAACATTCTGCTCTGCTTCCGCTGCACTTCGAGCTGTTTGAGGAAGCCCTGAGGATTCATGCAAATGGTTTACAGGCGGAAAAGGGGTAGCAGGTTCCCTTATCCGAAGAGGCACTGCGGCTGTAACCATTTTCGATGCAGGATGGATTGGTGGCGAAACTGGTTCCTCGGTTGGTACATGGTGCACTGGATATAAGATTTCATCACTTCTTGACATTGGCAGAAGTGGTGCAATATCATTATCCACAGTGAGAGGAACAGATAAGCGTGGATCAAACACCAAACCCTTGAAGACAGGTCCAGTCTCACCAACTCGAACTGTGAGAAGATATCCAGCATCGAAAATCCCCTCCAGCATACCAGAGACCTTTTGACCCACAAGGCCACAAGGCCCATGACTAGAACTGGCAGTTGGATTAGCACGAGATGGGACCTGTGTTGGAATTGCTTGAGTTGCAGTAGCTTGACACTGCCGGTTTCTCCTATGTGGTTCATATCCAGGACCATCATGCTTTCGAGGACGACCTCGTTTACGCCTCAAAGGAAAGCTTGCTGAATCAACAGGGATGATTGCTTGATTCTGTTGGGCCATGCTGTGATGTCAGGTGAAGTAATGCTTGTTCGACTAGtgctggttaattttatctctgcaAAAGTGAAACCAGTTTTTACCCAGCAGAtccttttttatgagaaaaaaccaaattaaaaatgGACAGAACAAAAGTGGTCATGACGGACATTTTAATTGAACAATGCCGGTCAGAAATAGCAAGATCAGGAAAAAAAGCATTAATAAACAGATATGCTAGACAAATATTTTGCTCTGATTAATGTGTCTTAAGCGCATTCATGCAGATGACTATAAATTCTGCAGCAGTTATTCTTAGCAGAAGAAGGTAAATAGAGAGGACCCTGATGAGTTGGTAGAAAGTTTGAGTAAGTCAAAAATGCATCATTGTTAGAACCACTAATAACTCATACCCATATCCATGATGCTATGGTGACAAGAAAGTCCATAAATCTGATGTGGTGTCAAAGACAGGTCGTCGTCACAGAGAACCATTTCAGTGATGGATAAAAGCTTTGAAATATAAGAAGACAAAATTGAAGATTAGTTAGACAATTAGACATGCTCATACATTAATATCTGCACTTATTTAGTTAAACCTACACTTGCTTACACATAAAACATATACATGCATGCCAGAGTATGTGCATGCTAATCCCCACCTTGCCATAAGTTCTAGATTTTGCTCCAACAGCCATGTCCAAGTCATCATCCAACATGTGTCGGCAGTGGTCATGATGTGACTTGGTCAGAGGAATATATAA contains these protein-coding regions:
- the LOC105034915 gene encoding uncharacterized protein, coding for MAQQNQAIIPVDSASFPLRRKRGRPRKHDGPGYEPHRRNRQCQATATQAIPTQVPSRANPTASSSHGPCGLVGQKVSGMLEGIFDAGYLLTVRVGETGPVFKGLVFDPRLSVPLTVDNDIAPLLPMSRSDEILYPVHHVPTEEPVSPPIHPASKMVTAAVPLRIREPATPFPPVNHLHESSGLPQTARSAAEAEQNVVNHLPQDVHPASQTDLKNILLETVPRTEEVAGHGANRLPQDMHSALQTDVQILCLETAPSTKEVAQKDGIHLPQDVRPALQTDFKNILLETLSRKVANDDLLKSQPAAPQQSVPARMQTGVSSGKVANDDLLKSQPAAPQQSVPACMQTGVSSGPSYVMNNAVPAAIGACSGERTETMAEAAKGCGNSKHIAGSSGNISMTEQSDETLTADESSGGRLNCTGQASQLDQSLTNNETAGDADISHQALIFDESLMANETFGGKMGLVGEAPQLNIQASGKRHLPEELPNEKDQQNLSSSFCS